The proteins below are encoded in one region of Candidatus Thiodiazotropha sp. LNASS1:
- the asnB gene encoding asparagine synthase (glutamine-hydrolyzing), with amino-acid sequence MCGIAGVLYSDSSKAVDKNRLSLMRDVFTYRGPDDSGLYISGSVGLAHRRLSIIGLSTGHQPMSDNTGKYWIVFNGEIYNYKELKIELERKGYKFNTTSDTEVIIYLYKEFGYECVNHLNGMFAFAIYNENDKSLFLARDRMGIKPLYYSKTKKGFYFSSEIKAILEYGDVERRINNKSIYEYFMFRGVAGENTMFEDVLSLLPGHYMVIKGSNTNIVKYWNLFDIPKDRTIDRPAALEGIESLLQDAIKIRLMSEVPLGTFCSGGIDSSLVTAIAAGIAGDNMNTFSVGFNERNYDESEYAKLVSDKYGTKHHELVLNGDEFASLLRRSIMLNDEPLHFSNSVHILALSELAKQNVTVVLTGEGADELFLGYPRYLIPELLNKIRGISWLASPILKILASIISDHRLKKLNDFSNMDKDSLLMLNSAVNQKDVVDSAMKRNGINSLDYRKYVTASMMNYEQTMDMVSIQDQLTYLVSILNRQDKMSMGASVEARVPFIDYRLVEFANSIPSPVKMEKNNTKMLIKLIAEKYLPRDLIYRRKSGFGVPISNWIKEKNGLAKNVKDVLYDTRSDDNINMDFVRDQYQMHVTDKKDASELIWTSVNYLMWRDIYSV; translated from the coding sequence ATGTGCGGTATAGCAGGTGTACTTTACTCGGATTCGTCTAAAGCAGTCGATAAAAACAGACTGTCTTTAATGAGAGACGTATTTACATATAGAGGCCCTGACGACAGTGGCCTCTATATTTCCGGTTCTGTTGGCCTCGCACACAGAAGGCTTAGTATTATTGGTTTATCAACCGGGCACCAACCAATGTCTGATAACACTGGGAAATACTGGATAGTATTTAACGGAGAGATCTACAATTATAAAGAATTGAAAATAGAATTAGAACGGAAGGGCTATAAGTTTAATACTACATCAGATACAGAAGTCATTATTTATCTGTATAAAGAGTTTGGTTATGAATGCGTAAATCACCTAAATGGCATGTTTGCTTTTGCTATCTATAATGAAAATGATAAATCTCTTTTTCTAGCAAGAGACAGAATGGGTATAAAACCACTCTACTACAGTAAAACAAAAAAAGGATTCTACTTTTCATCAGAAATTAAGGCAATACTGGAATATGGTGATGTTGAGCGCCGAATAAATAACAAATCAATATATGAGTATTTTATGTTTAGAGGCGTGGCCGGTGAAAACACGATGTTTGAAGATGTGCTTTCACTCTTGCCTGGCCATTACATGGTAATAAAAGGCAGTAACACAAATATAGTAAAATATTGGAATCTGTTTGATATACCGAAGGACCGCACAATTGATAGACCTGCCGCACTGGAAGGCATTGAGTCATTACTTCAGGACGCAATAAAAATCAGATTGATGAGTGAAGTGCCGTTAGGTACTTTTTGTAGTGGTGGCATAGATTCTAGTCTTGTAACAGCAATTGCTGCAGGTATTGCTGGTGACAACATGAATACCTTCTCAGTCGGATTTAATGAAAGAAATTACGACGAGTCTGAATACGCAAAGCTGGTATCAGATAAATATGGTACAAAACACCACGAACTGGTGCTAAACGGTGACGAGTTCGCTAGCCTGCTCAGGCGATCTATCATGCTTAATGACGAGCCGCTTCATTTCTCAAACTCCGTACATATACTGGCATTGAGTGAACTTGCCAAGCAGAACGTTACTGTTGTGTTAACAGGTGAAGGTGCTGATGAGTTATTTCTTGGCTACCCCAGATACTTGATTCCGGAATTGCTTAATAAAATACGAGGAATATCATGGCTAGCATCACCCATTTTAAAAATACTGGCATCTATAATATCAGACCATAGACTGAAAAAGCTGAATGATTTTTCAAATATGGACAAAGATTCGTTATTGATGCTCAATTCTGCAGTCAATCAAAAAGACGTAGTGGATAGCGCAATGAAACGCAATGGTATAAACAGCCTTGATTACAGAAAATATGTTACTGCATCAATGATGAATTACGAACAAACCATGGATATGGTGTCGATACAAGATCAACTAACCTACTTGGTATCAATACTCAACAGGCAAGACAAGATGAGTATGGGGGCCAGTGTAGAGGCAAGAGTTCCGTTTATAGATTATAGGCTAGTCGAGTTTGCGAATTCAATTCCATCGCCAGTAAAAATGGAAAAAAATAATACTAAAATGTTAATAAAATTGATTGCTGAAAAATATTTACCAAGAGATCTTATCTATCGCAGAAAATCTGGATTTGGCGTTCCTATTTCCAATTGGATAAAGGAAAAAAATGGCTTGGCTAAGAATGTCAAAGATGTTCTTTATGACACAAGAAGTGATGACAATATAAACATGGATTTTGTGAGGGATCAATATCAAATGCATGTTACAGATAAAAAAGATGCTTCAGAGTTAATTTGGACATCAGTTAATTATTTAATGTGGCGGGACATATACAGTGTATAA
- a CDS encoding class I SAM-dependent methyltransferase: MMNMHNSNDAEETLQSHSIHDEWVDNYRTPDNEKFYNMAFDFIRDSFAQIEGDTVLDAGCGSCAKSKNLVDRGYKVVGTDLSDSALELARKGLIGTRYDSEIELKCENLTELSFENESFSKAVCWGVLMHIPEVDKAISELSRIVKKGGMLAISEGNMNSIQTRALRFLKKLLGRERAVVNIVNAGIENWEETEDGRLMTRQANIEWLIKEFQKHGMELQSRRAGQFSEMYWVVPTTILKKSIHLLNKIWFKYIKLPGPAFGNILIFRKKV, encoded by the coding sequence ATGATGAATATGCACAATTCAAATGACGCAGAAGAAACACTGCAAAGTCATTCAATCCACGACGAGTGGGTTGACAACTATCGAACACCAGACAATGAAAAATTCTACAATATGGCGTTTGATTTTATAAGAGACTCGTTTGCTCAAATAGAGGGTGATACTGTATTGGATGCGGGATGCGGTAGTTGTGCAAAATCGAAAAACCTTGTAGACCGAGGATATAAAGTGGTCGGTACTGATCTATCAGATTCTGCCCTAGAGCTGGCAAGAAAAGGATTGATTGGAACCCGGTATGACAGCGAAATAGAACTCAAGTGTGAGAATCTTACAGAATTATCATTTGAGAATGAATCATTTTCCAAAGCTGTTTGTTGGGGCGTGCTAATGCATATTCCCGAAGTAGACAAAGCAATATCAGAACTATCCAGAATAGTAAAAAAAGGCGGTATGTTGGCAATAAGTGAAGGCAATATGAACTCTATACAGACTAGAGCCTTGAGATTTCTAAAGAAATTATTAGGGAGAGAAAGAGCAGTTGTCAACATCGTGAATGCAGGAATAGAAAACTGGGAAGAAACTGAGGATGGTCGCCTAATGACAAGGCAGGCAAATATAGAGTGGCTGATTAAAGAATTTCAAAAGCATGGAATGGAGCTGCAATCAAGAAGAGCTGGACAGTTCAGTGAGATGTATTGGGTTGTTCCTACAACAATTTTGAAAAAGTCCATACACCTCCTTAACAAAATCTGGTTTAAATATATAAAATTACCGGGTCCAGCTTTCGGAAATATTTTGATATTCCGCAAAAAGGTATAA
- a CDS encoding polysaccharide deacetylase family protein translates to MVDPANFDMHISVINEYFKVIDTSVLLNSKKECEPRCLVTFDDGWRDNYEYAYPILMKHNCPAIVFIPLDYISTKQTFWQEKLGYLIWHASKLDSKESRALLNKYGIDEKCKIEGYKKQSEIINYVRSLKTRTYEQLEEITQDFLEVVDYGDGSHVDKHMTWDQMRELEQDGIEIGSHACSHKILTELAREEVIAELAKSKASIEKNVQTVVKSIAYPNGDYSDVIGDVARSEGYKYGFGTEFGHVEESNNRYNLKRININDTVADSKPTFLATIIGIF, encoded by the coding sequence ATGGTGGATCCTGCAAATTTCGACATGCATATAAGTGTTATAAATGAATATTTCAAAGTCATTGATACTAGTGTGCTGCTTAATAGTAAAAAGGAATGTGAGCCAAGGTGTCTTGTAACATTCGATGATGGCTGGCGAGACAACTATGAGTATGCATACCCTATTCTAATGAAACATAATTGCCCTGCAATTGTATTTATACCACTCGACTATATCTCAACTAAACAAACATTTTGGCAAGAAAAGCTAGGCTATTTAATATGGCATGCAAGTAAACTTGATTCAAAAGAATCAAGAGCTTTACTGAATAAATATGGGATTGATGAAAAATGTAAGATTGAAGGATATAAAAAGCAATCAGAAATAATTAATTATGTAAGATCCTTGAAGACAAGGACTTATGAGCAACTTGAAGAAATAACGCAAGATTTTTTGGAAGTAGTTGATTATGGTGATGGTTCTCATGTCGATAAACATATGACTTGGGATCAAATGAGGGAATTGGAACAAGACGGCATTGAAATAGGTTCACATGCCTGTAGTCATAAAATACTTACAGAACTAGCAAGAGAAGAAGTAATTGCGGAGTTAGCTAAATCTAAAGCATCAATCGAAAAAAATGTCCAAACGGTAGTAAAATCCATTGCATATCCCAATGGAGACTATAGTGATGTGATAGGAGATGTGGCGAGAAGTGAGGGGTATAAGTATGGATTCGGTACTGAATTTGGCCATGTGGAAGAGAGTAACAATAGATATAATCTAAAAAGAATCAATATTAATGATACAGTTGCAGACAGCAAACCAACTTTTCTGGCAACAATTATAGGAATATTTTAA
- a CDS encoding FemAB family XrtA/PEP-CTERM system-associated protein, whose translation MINKNISVKIYSINETNSSKWNDYLKNNDQACIYQLFEWQIINKSYFKHSVYNIVAESNNQIVGVLPLVSLKSMIFGHILCSMPFVNYGSSCANSTEIDKKLIEYACELTNKIGAKYLEVRSQKPSVTNMKESKNKISLIIKLDDDYEKLWNGFKSKHRTNIRRVYKNGITVKKGGVELLEPFYEILSKSWRDLGTPIYSIRYFKTITQYFKDDYTIFIAYKDDVPVASAFNGYYDDIVEGMWLGLDNQYRQYQPSYVLYWEMIKDACERGYKTYHLGRSSTDSGGESFKKKWNAETKQLYWQYYLNTIDKMPNLNPSNPKYKLLIKLWRMLPLKATQIIGPLISKNIP comes from the coding sequence ATGATTAATAAGAATATATCAGTAAAAATCTATAGTATTAATGAAACAAATTCCAGTAAATGGAATGACTACCTAAAGAACAACGATCAAGCATGCATATATCAACTCTTTGAGTGGCAGATTATAAATAAGAGCTATTTCAAACACTCTGTATATAATATTGTTGCAGAAAGTAACAATCAAATAGTGGGGGTGCTCCCACTGGTATCACTAAAGAGTATGATTTTCGGCCACATTTTATGTTCAATGCCTTTTGTTAATTATGGTTCCAGTTGTGCAAACTCCACTGAAATTGATAAGAAATTGATAGAATATGCATGTGAATTAACAAATAAAATTGGTGCGAAGTATCTTGAAGTGAGAAGTCAAAAGCCTTCAGTTACAAATATGAAGGAATCCAAAAACAAGATATCACTGATAATAAAACTGGATGACGATTATGAGAAACTGTGGAATGGATTTAAATCAAAGCATAGGACAAACATACGTAGAGTATATAAGAACGGTATAACAGTTAAGAAAGGCGGCGTTGAATTATTGGAACCATTCTACGAAATTCTATCAAAGTCCTGGAGAGACCTTGGTACACCTATTTATTCTATTCGTTATTTTAAAACAATAACACAATATTTTAAGGACGATTATACAATATTCATAGCTTACAAAGATGATGTGCCAGTGGCTTCTGCATTTAACGGCTATTATGATGATATTGTTGAAGGTATGTGGCTTGGTTTGGATAACCAATACAGACAATATCAACCCAGTTATGTTTTATATTGGGAAATGATAAAAGATGCCTGTGAAAGAGGTTATAAAACATATCATCTCGGGAGGTCGAGTACAGACTCAGGCGGTGAGTCTTTCAAGAAAAAATGGAATGCAGAAACAAAACAATTATATTGGCAATACTACTTGAATACTATCGATAAAATGCCAAATCTAAATCCTTCAAATCCCAAATACAAGCTTTTGATAAAACTATGGAGAATGTTGCCATTGAAAGCAACACAGATCATTGGTCCATTGATATCTAAAAACATCCCTTAA
- a CDS encoding DegT/DnrJ/EryC1/StrS family aminotransferase, whose protein sequence is MFKYFPPSGSPITTQEILYWLACNAFFADKRKDINKSLRDRFKVEHSYLFTTGRGAMTVLLRSLKKLRNKAEINEVIIPAYTCYSVASSIQNAGLKVRLCDVDPITLSYNLEKLQKMPFANVLCIVSANLYGIPNQLQEIESIAKKNGFYMVDDAAQSFNAKYQEKEVGTFGTAGLYSFDKGKNITSIEGGSIITNNPELAEIIDSYYSKIPSNSVKDNLLTAIKVIIYYLFLNPLLYWIPASLPFLNLGKTRYEENIQIKKYSRLVAPIALMQIKRSNQIAEKRIANGLWYKSNIEEKKTISKINESDQGKPVYLRYPIKVKQREKREAILNHAKRYGITKSYPKSLNQLKEIEEVLVNPGEFEGAEQISAQLITLPTHTFINNNDRENIKNIIDEMTA, encoded by the coding sequence GTGTTTAAGTATTTCCCACCAAGTGGCTCACCGATTACAACACAAGAAATACTGTATTGGTTAGCTTGCAATGCTTTTTTTGCAGATAAAAGAAAGGATATTAATAAAAGTCTGAGGGATAGGTTTAAAGTTGAGCACAGTTATCTCTTTACAACAGGGCGTGGTGCTATGACTGTACTGCTCAGGTCATTAAAGAAACTGAGAAATAAGGCAGAAATAAATGAAGTAATTATACCGGCATATACATGCTACTCTGTTGCAAGCTCTATCCAGAATGCGGGTTTAAAAGTCAGACTTTGTGATGTGGATCCAATTACACTTTCTTACAATCTAGAAAAATTGCAGAAAATGCCATTTGCAAATGTATTGTGCATTGTATCGGCGAACTTATATGGTATTCCCAATCAGTTACAGGAGATAGAGAGTATAGCGAAAAAAAATGGTTTTTATATGGTTGATGATGCCGCACAATCATTCAATGCAAAATATCAAGAAAAAGAAGTGGGCACATTCGGTACGGCAGGCCTGTATAGTTTTGACAAGGGAAAAAATATAACCTCAATTGAAGGTGGGAGTATTATTACAAATAACCCGGAACTGGCAGAAATAATAGACAGTTATTACAGTAAAATACCAAGTAATTCTGTTAAAGATAACCTGCTGACCGCTATTAAGGTGATTATATATTATCTTTTTCTCAACCCATTGCTCTACTGGATTCCAGCCTCTCTACCTTTCCTGAACCTTGGTAAAACGAGATACGAGGAAAATATTCAGATAAAAAAATATTCGCGCCTGGTAGCACCAATAGCATTAATGCAAATTAAAAGATCTAACCAAATCGCAGAAAAAAGGATAGCGAACGGATTATGGTACAAAAGTAATATTGAGGAGAAAAAAACAATAAGCAAAATTAATGAATCAGATCAAGGGAAGCCTGTTTATTTGAGATATCCAATAAAAGTAAAACAACGGGAAAAAAGGGAAGCTATCCTAAATCATGCAAAAAGGTACGGAATAACTAAATCCTATCCAAAATCACTTAATCAATTGAAGGAAATAGAAGAAGTTCTAGTAAATCCCGGTGAGTTCGAGGGTGCTGAACAGATTTCAGCACAGCTAATTACATTACCAACGCATACATTTATCAATAATAACGATAGAGAAAATATTAAGAATATCATTGACGAAATGACAGCATGA
- a CDS encoding ATP-grasp domain-containing protein, with protein sequence MKKIRNILVTDGNSRAALAITRSLGSKGYKLFVGERVKPSLASSSKYCNEAVLYPDPVNEYDKFCKAIKEKIDILKIDLIIPVTDICIFPISNMVKDGVIENKTQLANDDSMKLAANKSELTKQAAGLGVPVPLSQIIESKNNIAVQNLKIPYPVVVKPSRSRVMVDGKWIFTSVTYAGSYEELRSILEKTNSEVFPIILQERVRGKGIGAFYCYDKGRCIAKFSHRRIREKPPSGGVSVLRESVEIDPDIDRYSQILLKKIKWHGVAMVEYKYDDEKAIPYFMEINGRFWGSLQLAIDAGVDFPNILADISQNIDIGDATNYKIGVKTRWLWGDLDLLLMLVIKSRSQLKLPDDYGPKWKVIASILNPFGKNLHYEVLSFKDIKPWFHESRQWISNLVK encoded by the coding sequence ATGAAAAAAATAAGAAATATCTTAGTAACCGATGGAAACAGCAGAGCTGCACTGGCGATAACAAGATCTTTGGGTTCTAAAGGATATAAATTATTTGTTGGAGAAAGGGTCAAGCCATCATTGGCATCTAGCTCGAAGTATTGTAATGAAGCTGTTCTATATCCGGACCCCGTAAATGAATATGATAAATTCTGTAAAGCAATAAAGGAAAAAATTGATATCTTAAAAATAGACTTGATAATCCCAGTTACAGATATTTGCATTTTTCCCATCTCTAATATGGTGAAGGATGGTGTAATCGAAAATAAAACACAATTGGCAAATGATGATTCGATGAAGTTGGCGGCAAATAAAAGCGAGCTGACAAAGCAGGCAGCAGGGCTGGGGGTTCCTGTACCGCTCTCACAAATAATAGAGTCAAAAAACAACATAGCAGTACAGAATCTGAAAATTCCCTATCCAGTCGTTGTAAAGCCATCACGTTCAAGGGTCATGGTAGATGGGAAGTGGATATTTACCAGTGTAACTTATGCCGGCAGTTATGAGGAACTGCGATCAATTCTAGAGAAAACGAATAGCGAAGTATTTCCCATAATCTTGCAAGAGAGAGTTAGAGGAAAGGGTATCGGTGCATTCTATTGTTACGATAAAGGAAGGTGTATTGCTAAATTTTCACATCGAAGAATTAGAGAAAAGCCGCCATCTGGCGGTGTAAGTGTTCTAAGGGAAAGTGTGGAAATAGATCCGGACATTGATAGATACAGCCAAATATTATTAAAAAAAATAAAATGGCATGGTGTGGCAATGGTTGAATATAAATATGATGATGAAAAAGCTATTCCCTATTTTATGGAGATTAACGGTAGATTCTGGGGATCTTTACAACTGGCAATTGACGCGGGAGTGGATTTCCCAAATATCCTCGCAGATATTTCTCAGAATATAGATATTGGTGACGCAACGAACTATAAGATAGGCGTGAAAACGAGATGGTTGTGGGGAGATTTAGATTTATTGTTAATGTTAGTTATAAAAAGCAGAAGCCAATTAAAACTACCCGACGATTATGGTCCTAAATGGAAAGTTATAGCTAGCATACTCAATCCATTTGGTAAAAACCTGCATTATGAGGTGCTCAGTTTTAAGGATATAAAACCATGGTTTCATGAGAGCAGGCAATGGATTAGTAATTTAGTAAAATAA